A section of the Mesorhizobium loti genome encodes:
- a CDS encoding ornithine cyclodeaminase — MIPNLNIVPFVSVDHMMKLVLKIGVERFLVELAGYIEDDFRRWDLFDKTPRVASHSAEGVIELMPTSDGEVYGFKYVNGHPKNMREGRQTVTAFGMLADVHNGYPVLLSEMTILTALRTAAMSALAAKHLAPAGSRSMALIGNGAQAEFQALAFKALLGIDTLRLYDIDRSATEKCIRNLAGLGFDMTACTTAQEAVEGADIITTVTADKQYATILTDNMVGSGVHINAVGGDCPGKTELHRDILLRSDIFVEYPPQTRIEGEIQQLAPDHEVTELWQVISGAVKGRRDTGQITLFDSVGFAIEDFSALRYVRDQLKSTGLYQELDMLADPDEPRDLFGMLLRAARQD, encoded by the coding sequence ATGATCCCCAATCTCAACATCGTGCCGTTCGTCAGCGTCGACCACATGATGAAGCTGGTGCTGAAGATCGGCGTCGAACGCTTCCTCGTTGAGCTTGCCGGCTATATCGAGGATGATTTCCGCCGTTGGGACCTGTTCGACAAGACGCCGCGCGTCGCCTCGCATAGCGCCGAGGGCGTCATCGAACTGATGCCGACCAGCGACGGCGAGGTCTACGGCTTCAAATATGTCAACGGCCACCCCAAGAACATGCGCGAGGGCCGCCAGACCGTCACCGCCTTCGGCATGCTGGCCGATGTCCACAACGGCTATCCGGTGCTCTTGTCGGAAATGACCATCCTGACCGCGCTGCGCACGGCGGCGATGTCGGCTCTGGCGGCAAAACATCTGGCGCCGGCCGGCTCCCGCAGCATGGCGCTGATCGGCAATGGCGCCCAGGCCGAATTCCAGGCGCTGGCCTTCAAGGCGCTGCTCGGCATCGACACATTGCGCCTCTACGATATCGACCGTTCGGCGACCGAGAAATGCATCCGCAATCTGGCCGGGCTCGGCTTCGACATGACCGCCTGCACGACCGCGCAGGAGGCGGTCGAGGGCGCCGACATCATCACCACCGTCACCGCCGACAAGCAGTATGCCACCATTCTCACCGACAACATGGTCGGTTCCGGCGTCCACATCAACGCGGTCGGCGGAGACTGCCCGGGCAAGACCGAACTGCACCGCGATATCCTGCTGCGCTCCGATATTTTCGTCGAATATCCCCCGCAGACCCGCATCGAAGGCGAGATCCAGCAACTCGCACCGGATCATGAAGTCACTGAACTGTGGCAGGTCATATCAGGCGCCGTTAAGGGCCGGCGCGATACCGGCCAGATCACGCTGTTCGATTCCGTCGGCTTCGCCATCGAGGACTTTTCGGCACTGCGCTATGTCAGGGATCAGCTGAAGTCGACCGGCCTCTACCAGGAACTCGACATGCTGGCCGACCCCGATGAGCCGCGCGACCTGTTTGGCATGCTGTTGAGGGCGGCCCGGCAGGATTGA
- the xseA gene encoding exodeoxyribonuclease VII large subunit, whose protein sequence is MSEAASESRTNATEYTVSEISGALKRTVEDVFGNVRVRGEISGYRGPHSSGHAYFALKDDRARLDAVVWKGTMSRLKFRPEEGMEVIATGKLTTYPGKSNYQIVIDNLEPAGAGALMALLEERKRRLQAEGLFDAARKRRLPFMPLIIGVVTSPTGSVIRDIIHRIKDRFPLHVLVWPVRVQGETSGVEVTNAVAGFNALAWDSPIQRPDLLIVARGGGSLEDLWGFNDEALARAVAASGIPVISAVGHETDWTLIDLVADVRAPTPTGAAEIAVPVKADLEATLASLGARLKAAVSRNFERKRQAARAAARALPSPDQLLALPRRRLDEATSRLGRGLSVSVDRKRARLQGQRLTPATLSRRINEARTLTGRDLARAQAAFFAIVRERRARFARTATRLSPAPIARRQKQQTDALAALARRQDRVISLRLERLRGQLSQAERLLTTLSHKAVLARGFALVKDADGAVIKQAADVTSGMALSLEFADGTADAVATSGAARPKPAAKPAAKAKEPGNQGSLF, encoded by the coding sequence ATGAGCGAAGCAGCATCCGAATCACGCACCAACGCCACCGAATACACGGTGAGCGAGATCTCCGGCGCGCTGAAGCGCACGGTCGAGGACGTCTTTGGCAATGTGCGGGTGCGCGGCGAAATCTCCGGCTATCGGGGCCCGCACTCCTCCGGCCATGCCTATTTCGCGCTGAAGGACGACCGCGCCCGGCTCGACGCCGTGGTGTGGAAAGGCACGATGAGCCGGCTGAAATTCCGTCCCGAGGAAGGGATGGAGGTGATCGCCACCGGCAAGCTCACCACCTATCCCGGCAAGTCCAACTACCAGATTGTCATCGACAATCTGGAGCCGGCCGGCGCCGGGGCGCTGATGGCGCTGCTGGAGGAACGCAAGCGCCGGCTGCAGGCCGAGGGGCTTTTCGATGCCGCACGCAAGCGCCGGCTGCCCTTCATGCCTCTTATCATCGGCGTCGTCACCTCGCCGACCGGGTCCGTCATCCGCGACATCATCCATCGCATCAAGGACCGCTTTCCGCTGCATGTGCTCGTCTGGCCGGTGCGCGTGCAGGGCGAGACGTCAGGCGTGGAAGTGACCAATGCCGTCGCCGGCTTCAATGCACTGGCCTGGGATAGCCCGATCCAGCGCCCCGATCTCTTGATCGTCGCGCGCGGCGGCGGCAGCCTGGAGGATCTGTGGGGGTTCAACGACGAAGCGCTCGCCCGCGCCGTTGCCGCCTCCGGAATTCCGGTGATCTCGGCGGTCGGCCATGAAACCGACTGGACACTGATCGACCTCGTCGCGGATGTGCGGGCGCCGACACCAACGGGCGCGGCCGAAATCGCAGTGCCCGTGAAGGCCGACCTCGAAGCGACGCTTGCCAGCCTTGGCGCGCGGCTCAAGGCGGCCGTCTCACGCAATTTCGAACGCAAGCGGCAGGCCGCGCGTGCGGCGGCGCGCGCACTGCCCTCGCCCGATCAATTGCTGGCGCTGCCGCGCCGGCGCCTCGATGAGGCGACATCGAGGCTCGGCCGCGGCCTGTCCGTCAGCGTCGATCGCAAGCGGGCGCGGCTCCAGGGCCAGAGGCTGACGCCGGCCACGCTGTCGCGGCGCATCAACGAGGCCCGCACGCTCACCGGCCGTGACCTCGCCCGCGCTCAGGCGGCGTTCTTCGCCATCGTGCGCGAGCGACGCGCGCGCTTTGCGCGCACCGCGACGCGGCTGTCGCCGGCACCGATCGCACGAAGGCAGAAGCAGCAGACCGATGCACTGGCGGCGCTCGCAAGGCGGCAGGATCGCGTCATCTCGCTGCGGCTCGAGCGGCTGCGCGGCCAGTTGAGCCAGGCAGAGCGCCTGCTGACCACGCTGTCGCACAAGGCCGTGCTGGCGCGTGGCTTCGCGCTGGTGAAGGACGCCGACGGCGCGGTCATCAAGCAGGCCGCCGACGTAACATCGGGGATGGCGCTTTCGCTGGAGTTCGCCGACGGCACGGCGGATGCGGTGGCAACCAGTGGTGCGGCGCGGCCGAAGCCGGCTGCCAAGCCAGCGGCCAAGGCCAAGGAACCCGGCAACCAGGGATCGCTGTTCTGA
- a CDS encoding DUF1127 domain-containing protein gives MTTIDFATETSRITSRPAVAMRVANTVFNFYRAWKNRRAFYRLGEMSDAELADIGLTRADLHVAIDVPFGRDPTAMLREIASDRVETIEDLARKVA, from the coding sequence GTGACCACGATCGATTTCGCCACCGAGACCTCGCGCATCACCTCGCGTCCGGCTGTTGCGATGCGCGTGGCCAACACCGTCTTCAATTTCTACCGCGCCTGGAAAAACCGCCGCGCCTTCTATCGCCTTGGCGAGATGTCGGACGCCGAGCTCGCCGATATCGGCCTGACGCGCGCCGACCTGCATGTCGCCATCGACGTGCCGTTTGGCCGCGACCCGACGGCGATGCTGCGTGAAATCGCCAGCGATCGCGTGGAGACGATCGAGGATCTTGCCCGCAAGGTGGCCTGA
- a CDS encoding SDR family NAD(P)-dependent oxidoreductase, with protein sequence MTSNVAVIAGAGSGLSASLARLLAKEGFSVVLAARNIEKLGALQAETGAQAVATDVSDPASVERLFDVADKAGPLSLVVFNASGRARGPIAELDPEAVRQALLVGAYGGFLVGQQAAHRLIAQGAGSIFFTGATASVKGFAGSAGFAMPKFGLRGLAQSMARELAPKNIHVAHFIIDGAIASVSSGQEPGPPDRRLSPDAIAEAYLSIHRQHRSAWTWEMELRPWVETF encoded by the coding sequence ATGACATCCAATGTCGCCGTCATCGCCGGTGCGGGTTCCGGCTTGAGCGCCTCGCTGGCGCGCCTCCTCGCCAAGGAAGGGTTCAGCGTCGTTCTGGCCGCCCGCAACATCGAGAAACTCGGCGCATTGCAGGCTGAGACAGGCGCGCAGGCCGTGGCAACGGATGTCTCCGACCCCGCTTCGGTGGAGCGTCTGTTCGATGTCGCCGACAAGGCCGGTCCGCTCTCGCTGGTGGTTTTCAACGCCAGCGGACGCGCTCGCGGGCCGATAGCCGAGCTTGATCCCGAGGCGGTCCGGCAGGCTTTGCTGGTTGGGGCCTATGGCGGGTTCCTGGTCGGCCAGCAGGCGGCGCACCGGCTCATCGCCCAAGGGGCTGGCTCGATCTTCTTCACCGGTGCGACGGCAAGCGTGAAGGGGTTCGCCGGGTCCGCCGGTTTTGCGATGCCCAAATTCGGCTTGCGCGGGCTGGCCCAGTCCATGGCTCGTGAGCTGGCGCCGAAGAACATCCACGTCGCGCATTTCATCATCGACGGCGCCATCGCCTCGGTTTCGTCCGGGCAGGAGCCCGGTCCGCCGGATCGCCGACTGTCTCCGGACGCCATCGCCGAAGCCTATCTCTCCATCCATCGCCAGCACCGCAGCGCCTGGACCTGGGAAATGGAGCTGAGGCCCTGGGTTGAGACCTTCTGA
- a CDS encoding branched-chain amino acid ABC transporter permease, with translation MVAQQIINAVSLGGVYALLALGLAIVFSIVGLINFAHGELMTLSGYALLASLVLGFPFPVAVLVAVSCGALAAVAMERIAFRPMRGASVTSLLLTSFAVSSLLKVIFQNGISARPQAVAMPGWMTGAFSFGDFTIGVGPSISIVVSALALIAMEVFLRRSVTGTAMRAAAEDFDVVRLMGIPASRIIATAFLLSGLLAGLAAMLWVAQRASVDPLMGFTPVLKAFIAAVVGGLGSLPGAVAGGFLLGIIEVLLQATLPAAIAPYRDAIVLSGVIAVLLLRPQGLIPAVRVQRS, from the coding sequence ATGGTCGCGCAGCAGATCATCAATGCGGTCAGCCTCGGCGGCGTCTATGCGCTGCTGGCGCTCGGCCTGGCCATTGTCTTCTCCATCGTCGGCCTCATCAATTTCGCCCATGGCGAGCTGATGACGCTGTCGGGCTATGCGCTTCTGGCGTCGCTGGTGCTCGGCTTTCCCTTCCCGGTGGCCGTGCTTGTCGCCGTGTCCTGCGGCGCGCTCGCCGCTGTCGCCATGGAGCGCATCGCCTTCAGGCCGATGCGTGGCGCCAGCGTCACCAGTCTTCTGCTGACCAGTTTCGCCGTGTCGAGCCTCTTGAAAGTTATCTTCCAGAACGGTATTTCGGCCCGGCCGCAGGCCGTCGCCATGCCGGGCTGGATGACCGGCGCCTTCTCCTTCGGTGATTTCACCATCGGCGTCGGTCCCAGCATCTCGATTGTCGTCTCGGCGCTGGCGCTGATTGCGATGGAGGTCTTCCTGCGCCGCTCGGTGACCGGCACAGCGATGCGCGCAGCGGCGGAGGATTTCGACGTCGTGCGCCTGATGGGCATTCCGGCCAGCCGCATCATCGCCACCGCTTTCCTGCTCTCCGGCTTGCTGGCGGGGTTGGCGGCCATGCTGTGGGTGGCGCAACGCGCCTCGGTCGATCCGCTGATGGGCTTCACGCCGGTGCTGAAAGCCTTCATCGCCGCCGTGGTCGGTGGCCTCGGCAGCCTGCCGGGGGCTGTCGCGGGCGGTTTCCTGCTCGGCATCATCGAGGTGCTGCTGCAGGCGACGCTGCCGGCGGCGATCGCGCCCTATCGCGACGCCATCGTGCTGTCGGGTGTCATCGCCGTGCTGCTGCTGCGGCCGCAAGGCTTGATCCCGGCGGTCCGGGTCCAGCGTAGCTAG
- a CDS encoding DUF768 domain-containing protein, with protein sequence MSEHAIEFLRGWIGEKVHCQSQARIDKQAETLARECAAKAAEVGIPLEDIQEEVGDIQELIASRLEEAAEADEHQQASSKAAE encoded by the coding sequence ATGAGTGAACACGCCATCGAGTTCTTGCGGGGATGGATCGGCGAAAAGGTCCATTGCCAGTCCCAGGCCAGGATCGACAAGCAGGCCGAGACATTGGCCAGGGAATGCGCCGCCAAGGCGGCCGAGGTCGGCATCCCGCTGGAGGACATCCAGGAAGAAGTCGGCGATATCCAGGAGCTCATTGCTTCCCGGCTCGAGGAAGCGGCCGAGGCCGACGAGCACCAGCAGGCCTCCAGCAAGGCCGCGGAATAG
- a CDS encoding isopenicillin N synthase family dioxygenase, which yields MPRIVPVLDLSRLEQGASERRTFLADLRSASRDIGFFYLAGHGISWAEISEVLTASRHFFALPEADKLAIEMVKSSQFRGYTRAGGELTRGKQDWREQLDIGVERQTIAQGPGIPAWTRLQGPNQWPAALPDLKPALLAWQSKVTAVAIRLLKAFALSLDQPEDAFDPIYRGEPNHRMKIVRYPGRDATGGDQGVGAHKDGGFLTLLLQDDNKGLQVDYDGSWVDVDPIPGTLVVNIGELLELASNGYLRATVHRVVTPPAGVERISVPFFFSARLDATIPLLGLSEELAAQARGPASDPDNPLFRDVGTNVLKSRLRSHPDVARRHYADLLEGESRVG from the coding sequence ATGCCAAGAATAGTGCCCGTGCTTGATTTGAGCCGTCTTGAGCAAGGCGCGTCCGAGCGCCGGACATTTCTGGCGGACTTGCGCTCCGCTTCGCGTGACATCGGCTTTTTCTACCTGGCCGGACACGGCATCTCCTGGGCGGAGATCAGCGAGGTACTCACCGCGTCGCGTCACTTCTTTGCCTTGCCGGAAGCCGACAAGCTTGCAATCGAGATGGTCAAATCCTCGCAGTTCCGCGGCTATACGCGCGCAGGCGGCGAACTGACCAGGGGCAAGCAGGACTGGCGCGAGCAACTCGACATCGGCGTCGAACGTCAGACGATCGCGCAAGGGCCGGGAATTCCGGCCTGGACGCGGCTGCAGGGGCCGAACCAGTGGCCCGCGGCGCTGCCGGATCTCAAGCCGGCGCTGCTTGCCTGGCAGAGCAAGGTGACGGCCGTGGCGATCCGGTTGCTCAAAGCCTTCGCGCTGTCGCTCGATCAGCCCGAGGACGCCTTCGACCCGATCTATCGCGGGGAACCCAATCACCGCATGAAGATCGTGCGCTACCCCGGCCGCGATGCAACTGGCGGCGACCAGGGCGTGGGCGCGCACAAGGATGGCGGTTTCCTGACGCTGCTGCTCCAGGATGACAACAAGGGACTCCAGGTCGACTATGACGGCAGCTGGGTCGATGTCGATCCCATTCCCGGCACGCTCGTCGTCAACATCGGCGAATTGCTCGAACTGGCCTCCAATGGCTATTTGCGCGCGACCGTGCATCGGGTCGTGACGCCACCCGCCGGCGTCGAGCGCATTTCCGTGCCGTTCTTCTTCAGCGCGAGGCTCGATGCGACGATACCGCTGCTTGGCCTTTCCGAGGAACTGGCGGCGCAGGCGCGTGGACCGGCCAGCGATCCGGACAATCCGCTGTTTCGCGATGTCGGGACCAATGTGCTGAAAAGCCGGCTGCGCTCGCATCCCGACGTCGCGCGGCGCCATTATGCGGATCTGCTTGAAGGGGAAAGCCGGGTTGGTTGA
- a CDS encoding ABC transporter ATP-binding protein, protein MLSVEALKIRYGEVEAVRRVDLTVDSGEIIALVGANGAGKSSTLGAVAGLVPAASGKVVFDGADITGLAPEAIARKGVALVPEGRRIFASLTVADNLRLGGAVHQPAAEARVREEEMLELFPILRRYHRVKGGNLSGGEQQMLAIARALMGKPRMILLDEPSLGLAPQLIDTVFDLIAELRRKGLTILLVEQNVALALEIADRAVVLANGEVVLSGTAKELASSDLVRQAYLGA, encoded by the coding sequence ATGCTGAGCGTCGAAGCCCTGAAGATCCGGTACGGCGAAGTCGAGGCGGTGCGCCGTGTCGACCTCACCGTCGACAGCGGCGAGATCATCGCGCTGGTCGGCGCCAATGGCGCCGGCAAGAGCTCGACCCTCGGCGCCGTCGCCGGGCTGGTGCCGGCTGCGTCCGGCAAGGTGGTGTTCGACGGGGCCGACATCACGGGCCTGGCTCCGGAGGCCATCGCCCGCAAGGGGGTCGCGCTGGTTCCCGAAGGCCGTCGCATCTTCGCTAGCCTGACGGTCGCCGACAATCTGCGTCTCGGCGGCGCGGTGCATCAGCCGGCGGCCGAGGCGCGCGTGCGCGAGGAGGAGATGCTGGAGCTGTTTCCGATCCTGCGTCGCTACCACCGCGTCAAGGGCGGCAACCTGTCCGGCGGCGAGCAGCAGATGCTGGCCATCGCCCGCGCCTTGATGGGCAAGCCGCGCATGATCCTGCTCGACGAGCCGTCGCTCGGCCTTGCCCCGCAACTGATCGACACCGTCTTCGACCTGATCGCCGAACTGCGCCGCAAGGGCCTGACCATCCTTCTGGTCGAGCAGAATGTGGCACTGGCGCTGGAAATCGCCGACCGCGCCGTCGTGCTTGCCAATGGCGAGGTGGTGCTGTCGGGCACGGCTAAAGAACTCGCCTCTTCGGACCTCGTCCGCCAAGCCTATCTGGGAGCTTAA
- a CDS encoding P1 family peptidase, whose protein sequence is MTTTGNPHHLATPGGKPRARSFGIGFDGTPGPFNAITDVSGVAVGHATLISGEGALVVGKGPVRTGVTAILPRPRVDLATPVFAGIFSQNGNGELTGSHIVEETGAFNFPITITNTHSCGVSRDGTLRWMHQVLPAALDSGWGLPVAAETYDGFLNDINGNHLSFEHVTEALDGATSGPVEEGSVGGGTGMITFGFKAGAGTASRVVGWQGHSYTVGAFVQSNFGKRRNFTLRGLRAGPELTEPAIREGTPRAEKGSIIAVVATDAPFLPHQMKRLARRVPLGVAMTGGFGYHSSGDIFLAFTTANPAAALAPSGRIANADFIPDTDIDPFFDAVIQAVEESILNALVANDDMSGRDGNFVPALPKTWLKEKFGLKEKFG, encoded by the coding sequence CTGACCACGACCGGAAATCCGCACCATCTGGCCACGCCCGGCGGCAAGCCACGCGCACGGAGCTTCGGCATAGGCTTCGACGGTACGCCCGGGCCGTTCAACGCAATCACCGACGTGTCCGGCGTCGCTGTCGGCCATGCGACATTGATTTCCGGGGAAGGTGCGCTCGTCGTCGGCAAGGGGCCAGTGCGCACCGGCGTCACCGCGATCCTGCCCAGGCCACGCGTCGATCTGGCCACGCCGGTCTTCGCCGGTATCTTCAGCCAGAATGGCAATGGCGAGTTGACCGGCTCGCACATCGTCGAGGAAACCGGTGCCTTCAACTTCCCGATCACCATCACCAACACGCACTCCTGCGGCGTTTCGCGCGACGGCACGCTGCGCTGGATGCACCAAGTGCTGCCGGCCGCGCTCGACAGCGGCTGGGGCCTGCCGGTGGCGGCGGAAACCTATGACGGGTTTCTCAACGACATAAACGGTAACCATCTGAGCTTTGAGCACGTGACCGAAGCCCTTGACGGCGCAACCAGCGGGCCGGTCGAGGAAGGCAGCGTCGGCGGCGGCACAGGCATGATCACCTTCGGCTTCAAGGCCGGGGCGGGCACGGCGTCGCGCGTCGTTGGATGGCAGGGACATTCCTACACGGTCGGCGCCTTCGTGCAGTCGAATTTCGGCAAGCGGCGCAATTTTACCCTTCGCGGCCTGCGTGCCGGGCCGGAACTCACGGAACCGGCGATCCGCGAAGGCACGCCCCGCGCCGAAAAGGGTTCGATCATCGCCGTTGTCGCCACCGATGCGCCATTCCTGCCGCACCAGATGAAGCGACTGGCCCGCCGTGTGCCGCTCGGCGTCGCCATGACCGGCGGCTTCGGCTATCACAGCTCGGGCGATATTTTTCTCGCCTTCACGACGGCCAATCCTGCCGCGGCACTGGCGCCGTCCGGCCGGATCGCCAATGCCGATTTCATTCCCGATACGGACATTGACCCGTTCTTCGATGCCGTGATCCAGGCGGTCGAGGAATCGATCCTCAACGCCCTCGTCGCCAATGACGACATGAGCGGGCGCGACGGCAATTTCGTGCCGGCACTGCCGAAGACCTGGTTGAAAGAAAAGTTCGGGTTGAAAGAAAAGTTCGGCTGA
- a CDS encoding FMN-binding negative transcriptional regulator yields MYSKPEFAPLSRDAVFGLIEAAAFATVVTAGPQGLVVSHLPFVLDRTRGANGTLVSHLARANPHNELIAQGLETVAVFQGPHGYISSSWYPRNPVRDSAPTWNFAVVHCHGRPVPLDAHATARHLLQLVDVLEKDREDRWRMRELGPGGMERRIPHIIGFDLPIERIEAKFKMGQDERLHDTGGAISALEEKDPALAAMMKTHNAHRQD; encoded by the coding sequence ATGTACAGCAAGCCGGAATTCGCGCCTTTGTCGCGCGACGCCGTGTTCGGCCTGATCGAGGCGGCCGCTTTCGCCACGGTGGTGACAGCAGGGCCGCAAGGGCTCGTCGTCTCGCATCTGCCGTTCGTGCTCGACCGCACGCGGGGCGCAAACGGAACACTGGTCTCCCATCTCGCCAGGGCCAATCCGCACAACGAGCTGATTGCGCAGGGCCTGGAGACGGTAGCCGTCTTCCAGGGGCCGCATGGCTACATCTCGTCCTCCTGGTATCCGCGCAACCCGGTCCGCGACAGCGCTCCGACCTGGAATTTTGCCGTGGTGCATTGCCATGGCCGTCCGGTGCCGCTCGACGCGCACGCCACTGCCCGGCATTTGCTGCAACTGGTCGACGTACTGGAAAAGGATCGCGAGGACCGCTGGCGCATGCGCGAACTCGGTCCGGGCGGCATGGAACGACGCATACCCCACATCATCGGCTTCGACCTGCCGATCGAACGGATCGAAGCCAAATTCAAGATGGGGCAGGATGAGCGCCTTCATGATACGGGCGGAGCCATCAGCGCGCTGGAGGAGAAAGATCCGGCGCTTGCCGCGATGATGAAGACGCACAACGCGCATCGCCAGGACTGA
- a CDS encoding LysR substrate-binding domain-containing protein produces the protein MKAPLDLDQLQTFISIADTGSFTRAAEEVHRTQSAVSMQMRRLEERIGKPLFEKEGRSNRLTEEGDKLLSYARRLLYLNRETLAAFDDQRLEGTIRIGTPDDYADRFLPEIMARFTRSNPRVELTVICEPTPGLVEHIKRGNLDLALVTHNDVRGQSEVVRREPLLWVTSANHATHEQVTLPMAFGRPNCIWRRAAVDVLDQQNRDYRILFTSFSATVITAAVLSGLAISVLPECALRPGMRVLGEADGFGALPDCRIGIMRGQTSRPEIVDALARHISESLDNISVPLGEETGTFDFAALAFAKMKRTRPNQILPGW, from the coding sequence ATGAAAGCGCCGCTCGATCTCGATCAGTTGCAAACCTTCATCTCAATCGCCGATACCGGCAGCTTCACGCGGGCAGCCGAAGAGGTGCACCGCACCCAGTCGGCGGTATCGATGCAGATGCGCCGGCTGGAAGAGCGGATCGGCAAGCCGCTGTTCGAGAAGGAGGGGCGCAGCAACAGGCTGACGGAGGAAGGCGACAAGCTGCTCTCCTACGCAAGGCGGTTGCTCTACCTCAACCGCGAAACGCTGGCCGCCTTCGACGACCAGCGACTCGAGGGCACGATCCGCATCGGCACGCCGGACGATTATGCCGACCGTTTCCTGCCTGAGATCATGGCGCGCTTCACGCGCTCCAATCCGCGTGTCGAACTGACTGTCATCTGCGAGCCCACACCGGGACTGGTCGAACATATCAAGCGCGGCAATCTCGACCTGGCGCTGGTGACGCACAACGATGTGCGCGGCCAGTCGGAGGTGGTGCGGCGCGAACCGCTGCTTTGGGTCACCTCGGCCAACCATGCGACACATGAACAGGTAACACTGCCAATGGCCTTCGGCCGGCCGAACTGCATCTGGCGGCGCGCCGCCGTCGATGTGCTGGACCAGCAGAACCGCGACTATCGCATCCTGTTCACCAGTTTCTCGGCGACCGTCATCACCGCCGCCGTGCTTTCGGGCCTGGCGATCTCGGTGCTGCCGGAATGCGCGCTCAGGCCCGGCATGCGGGTGCTGGGCGAGGCCGACGGTTTCGGCGCCCTGCCCGACTGCCGCATCGGCATCATGCGCGGCCAGACCTCGCGGCCGGAGATCGTCGATGCGCTTGCCCGCCACATCTCGGAGAGCCTGGACAACATCTCGGTGCCGCTTGGCGAGGAGACGGGAACATTCGACTTCGCCGCACTCGCCTTTGCCAAGATGAAGCGGACGAGACCGAACCAGATCCTGCCCGGCTGGTAG